GTGGCGGCGGCCTGGCGATGGGCCGGCCTGAAACGCGCGGACGCGCTCTTCTTTACGGTCGCCGCGGCCTCGCTGCTGGCGCTCTACTTCCTCTCCGGCCGGCGCCCGCTGAAACAGGATGCCTTTTTCTGGCTGGGCCTGCTCTTCCTCGCCTACCTGGGCCTTCAGTTGTGGAACACCGGGCGGGAACTCCAGTATGACGCCGATGCCCGGCGCTGGCTCTACTCTCCCCCGCCCCATCCGCGGCTCCCGTGGTCTTTCACCCGCCGGGAGGCGGCACAAATGCTTTACTGGTTTTTCCCCGCCTGGGTGCTCGCGCTCTGCCTGCGGGCTCCCGGGATGACACGGAAGAACCTGGGGCTGGTGATGCGCGGCCTGGTCTTCACCGGCGGGGCGCTGGCCCTATGCGGAGCGGTCCAGTTCCTGTCGGGCTCGCCGCACCTGATCTGGCGCATGCCGCCGCGCGCGATTTCTTTCGCCTCCTTCGGCTACGCCAACCACGCGGCGGCCTATTTTCTCCTGCTGGCCGGCGTGGCCGCCGGGCTGCTGTTCCGGCAGGTGTTCCGCCGGGACCGGCCGATGAGCCGCTTGACGGTCGCCGGCCTCGCGGTCAGCCTCGCGCTGTGCCTGGCGGGCGCCAACCTGTCCTTAAGCCGGGGAGGCATCCTCCTGGCCTGGCTGCTGGCGGCGTTCACCGCCGCATACGGGATGGTCC
The sequence above is a segment of the Kiritimatiellia bacterium genome. Coding sequences within it:
- a CDS encoding O-antigen ligase family protein, encoding MTMGPSDRRLAWGCLLFLVAAAWRWAGLKRADALFFTVAAASLLALYFLSGRRPLKQDAFFWLGLLFLAYLGLQLWNTGRELQYDADARRWLYSPPPHPRLPWSFTRREAAQMLYWFFPAWVLALCLRAPGMTRKNLGLVMRGLVFTGGALALCGAVQFLSGSPHLIWRMPPRAISFASFGYANHAAAYFLLLAGVAAGLLFRQVFRRDRPMSRLTVAGLAVSLALCLAGANLSLSRGGILLAWLLAAFTAAYGMVRGWRLLRPAARVHGLVAAAVVGTALYFAVLGVGGRAIRGEFTPRRRPAHQLVPGLAQFNLDLSDRPRLWKAAWSAFKDYPLYGTGGWGFRYVVAFYLPPEEWDYLRNNPGRANVHCDPLQFLAEFGLAGGGLMALAAAALTVPLLGRGGLRGAVFTMSCAGLLLVAAFSLIDLPFRCPAVLWTWTAVLAALPGLTARGPSPELLVST